In a genomic window of Mageeibacillus indolicus UPII9-5:
- the murJ gene encoding murein biosynthesis integral membrane protein MurJ, with translation MKHNRNSLPEIRRISTETFLAEAGTVGGANASVRPAATAAMSNVPDLAGRSVRPAATAAMSNVSDLAGRSVRPAATAAMSNVPDLAGRSVRQATTAAEPSHSRRLGKISLIVMLALLLTKVTGQLRQILIGIRFGYDTPYADAFTQGFLIPDFIYTLLIGGAIQAAIIPYLSSSIESGREKDGWRAVSSFITFMAILMGSILLICEIFAPLIMQYFTTSTSYQMAVTAARALLPQAFFMMLAALLIGILNTYKKFITTALTPCIYNSLVLLSLLVLAKRTDGGVKAASVGITAAAAIYFLIQLFSARREITNFRLGLNLNKPEVRELFSLAVPTLVSASIPYFSSFLISSYYKYFADGTSYAYSNAISTWQLPFGIVVIAITNVTLPHLAELFTRKDFSGASKMISTGLRSALLIIIPAALCFGIMRQDVIAGIFRWGRAMSSDSVNYTAQILRWYCPVMVTHTVTYFLNNVFYANHKTWVPMAGAAFNLLMLFIFTRYTFAHTGFGPESMAFSFALSSFASTILLLVLMAIFFPKIKLLHWQHYAVITVFATVAAGGLLWLWQTISGDIQPTHKLSQLLYLLVRAVFAYGIYFYVANIFGITEVRYIKQKVFNKFKK, from the coding sequence ATGAAGCATAATCGGAATAGTTTGCCGGAGATACGGCGCATAAGCACCGAAACATTTTTGGCCGAGGCTGGCACAGTCGGCGGAGCAAACGCGTCCGTTAGGCCGGCCGCGACTGCCGCCATGTCGAATGTGCCCGATCTCGCCGGACGCTCCGTTAGGCCGGCCGCGACCGCCGCCATGTCGAATGTGTCCGATCTCGCCGGACGCTCCGTTAGGCCGGCCGCGACCGCCGCCATGTCGAATGTGCCCGATCTCGCCGGACGCTCCGTTAGGCAGGCCACGACCGCCGCCGAGCCATCCCATTCCCGCCGCCTAGGCAAGATTTCCCTGATCGTGATGCTTGCCCTATTGCTTACCAAAGTAACTGGGCAGTTGCGTCAGATACTGATCGGAATCCGCTTCGGCTATGATACTCCTTACGCCGATGCTTTTACTCAGGGATTTTTAATTCCAGATTTCATATACACACTGTTAATCGGTGGAGCTATCCAAGCGGCGATAATACCGTATTTGTCCTCCTCCATCGAGTCCGGCCGTGAAAAAGACGGGTGGCGGGCAGTCAGCTCATTTATCACCTTCATGGCAATATTGATGGGTAGCATATTACTTATCTGTGAAATATTTGCCCCATTAATCATGCAGTATTTTACCACCTCCACCTCCTACCAAATGGCGGTTACTGCGGCGCGGGCATTGTTGCCACAAGCATTTTTCATGATGCTGGCCGCCTTGCTCATCGGAATTTTAAATACATATAAAAAATTTATAACTACGGCCTTAACCCCGTGCATTTATAACAGCTTGGTGTTGCTAAGTTTGCTAGTTTTGGCGAAACGAACCGACGGAGGTGTTAAGGCGGCGAGTGTGGGAATTACGGCGGCAGCGGCGATTTATTTCCTCATACAGCTTTTTTCGGCTCGGCGTGAAATAACAAATTTTCGCCTCGGCCTTAATTTAAACAAGCCGGAGGTACGTGAACTCTTTAGCCTAGCTGTTCCGACCCTTGTCAGTGCATCCATACCATATTTTTCATCTTTTTTGATCAGCTCTTACTACAAATATTTTGCAGATGGTACATCTTACGCGTACAGCAATGCAATAAGCACGTGGCAGCTGCCTTTCGGAATCGTTGTTATTGCGATTACGAACGTTACTTTACCGCATTTAGCCGAATTGTTTACCAGAAAAGATTTTTCTGGGGCGAGCAAAATGATCAGTACCGGCCTCCGCTCGGCCTTGCTGATAATAATTCCGGCCGCTCTTTGTTTCGGCATTATGCGACAAGACGTAATTGCCGGTATCTTCCGTTGGGGTAGAGCCATGTCCTCGGATTCCGTCAACTACACAGCACAGATTTTGCGATGGTATTGTCCGGTGATGGTAACGCATACGGTAACATATTTTCTCAATAACGTTTTTTACGCCAATCACAAAACTTGGGTGCCGATGGCTGGAGCGGCGTTCAACCTCCTAATGCTTTTTATTTTTACGCGTTATACATTTGCACATACCGGTTTCGGCCCTGAAAGCATGGCGTTTTCCTTTGCGTTAAGCTCATTTGCCTCGACCATTCTTTTACTCGTTCTGATGGCCATATTTTTCCCTAAAATCAAGCTTTTGCATTGGCAGCATTATGCGGTTATTACAGTATTCGCGACAGTGGCTGCCGGCGGTCTGCTATGGCTGTGGCAAACTATAAGCGGAGATATCCAACCAACACATAAATTAAGTCAGCTGCTATATTTGCTGGTGCGGGCTGTGTTTGCCTATGGAATATATTTTTATGTTGCCAATATATTTGGCATAACTGAAGTTAGATATATCAAGCAAAAGGTTTTCAATAAATTTAAAAAATGA
- a CDS encoding competence/damage-inducible protein A — translation MLKSVNELLPKKGVDETIEKVALLTSGTELLMGQIINTNAAYLAGELNKLGLTCQYQLVVGDNEERLLDALNKLWKVADCVILTGGLGPTEDDLSMACAAKNSGFKLTFDPEAAATIEAYFKRSGRNVPQNNYKQAYLPGAEAGFALPNLNGTAPGAIWRFVHDNKLCHLILLPGPPLENKLMFTEYVKPYLAARCSTILRNLFFRMVGIGESQVAAELEDLITTQTNPTLATYCSVGEVKLRLTQNCHSDSDSELIPALADVVRSRLGKYIYSEKDESLPEVIYNILKHRGESLGLAESCTAGAVAAELGNIPGVSHVFKGSLVAYSPEIKKNVLGVPKDIIDRDGVVSAACAASMAEHAQKLLNVSIAGAVTGLAGPTGSAVQDSTNAAALGKAEPPIGTVFVAVTYRGRTVVKHNLFSGSRAKVIAWAKMTLLGLIWHCLNDEA, via the coding sequence ATGCTTAAATCAGTAAATGAACTTTTACCCAAAAAGGGTGTTGATGAAACTATTGAAAAGGTGGCCCTTTTAACCAGTGGCACTGAGTTGTTGATGGGGCAGATTATTAATACGAATGCAGCTTATCTGGCTGGAGAACTAAATAAACTCGGTCTTACTTGTCAATATCAGCTTGTCGTAGGGGATAACGAGGAGCGTCTGCTTGACGCTTTGAACAAGTTGTGGAAAGTGGCGGATTGCGTTATTTTAACCGGTGGTCTTGGACCTACGGAGGATGATTTGAGCATGGCTTGCGCTGCCAAAAATTCCGGGTTCAAGCTGACCTTTGATCCGGAAGCGGCGGCAACAATCGAAGCTTATTTTAAACGGTCCGGCCGCAATGTACCGCAAAACAACTATAAGCAAGCATATTTGCCTGGCGCCGAGGCTGGCTTTGCCTTGCCCAACCTCAACGGGACAGCACCGGGGGCGATCTGGCGTTTTGTGCACGATAATAAACTATGTCATTTGATTCTACTGCCGGGGCCCCCGCTTGAGAACAAGCTCATGTTTACCGAATATGTCAAACCGTATTTGGCTGCTCGTTGTTCGACGATTTTGCGCAATTTGTTTTTCCGCATGGTAGGCATCGGAGAATCGCAAGTTGCTGCAGAGCTGGAAGATTTGATTACGACACAGACCAATCCTACTTTGGCGACATATTGTTCGGTAGGTGAAGTAAAACTTCGTCTGACGCAAAATTGTCACTCCGATTCTGACTCTGAACTGATACCAGCGCTTGCTGATGTTGTACGTTCTAGACTTGGTAAATATATCTATTCAGAGAAGGACGAGAGTTTACCAGAAGTTATCTATAATATTTTAAAGCATCGCGGTGAATCCTTGGGATTGGCTGAATCGTGTACAGCGGGAGCAGTAGCTGCCGAACTCGGCAATATCCCGGGTGTATCACATGTTTTTAAAGGTTCATTGGTAGCCTACAGCCCCGAAATAAAGAAAAATGTGTTAGGTGTGCCGAAAGATATTATTGACCGTGACGGTGTGGTCAGTGCTGCTTGTGCTGCCTCTATGGCGGAGCATGCTCAGAAATTGCTAAATGTTTCGATAGCAGGAGCTGTTACCGGTTTGGCGGGTCCTACGGGTAGTGCAGTACAAGATTCGACAAATGCCGCTGCGTTGGGTAAAGCGGAGCCGCCGATTGGCACAGTATTCGTTGCTGTGACCTATCGGGGCAGAACCGTTGTGAAGCATAATCTTTTTTCAGGCAGCCGCGCTAAAGTAATCGCTTGGGCGAAGATGACTTTGCTCGGACTTATCTGGCATTGCTTAAACGATGAAGCATAA